A stretch of Dehalococcoidia bacterium DNA encodes these proteins:
- a CDS encoding helix-turn-helix domain-containing protein — MIESIFHYWFEELQPVMSRIAYHWSEDCPADRDDILQEMALKLFLVLRRRPDAPREYLIAAIRRVPLDYRARGSSVNKLYHKKRRRHWRTLSLDAILDESEGVGGRRYHPRWGDGHNSPVEDIVVAELMHSQLKERLTLRQAAFLELRLTGYGVDEVGKQLGLNRCQTNNVAIALRAKAKTLWEADGPVPGTDYATVEQAARELGVSPITVRGYCQRGLLAGTLKQGQQWLIPRPVQPPHAPVRPSKDPALATVTEAARELCLSQVTVAQFCRQGKIEGSYRQGRVWQIPRPIRLNGNHDGYMTAQDAARELGLKPVTIALLCRQGRLDGARMEKGRWLIPVPIKRLETAHLPR; from the coding sequence TCATTGGTCGGAAGACTGCCCTGCCGATAGAGACGACATACTGCAGGAGATGGCTTTGAAGCTCTTTCTCGTATTACGCCGACGGCCGGATGCTCCTCGCGAATACCTCATTGCCGCCATCAGACGGGTGCCGCTGGACTATCGCGCCCGCGGGTCGTCGGTGAACAAGCTGTATCACAAGAAACGCCGGCGGCACTGGCGGACACTGAGCCTCGATGCCATCCTCGACGAGAGTGAGGGGGTGGGCGGACGCCGCTACCATCCTCGCTGGGGAGACGGGCACAATTCTCCTGTGGAAGACATCGTAGTGGCCGAGTTGATGCACTCCCAGTTGAAGGAACGTCTCACCCTCCGGCAAGCCGCTTTTCTGGAACTGCGGTTGACGGGATATGGGGTTGATGAGGTGGGAAAGCAGCTCGGCCTGAATCGCTGCCAGACCAACAATGTGGCGATAGCGCTAAGGGCCAAAGCCAAGACTCTGTGGGAGGCGGACGGCCCGGTTCCCGGAACCGATTACGCTACTGTTGAGCAAGCGGCCCGTGAACTGGGCGTGTCCCCGATAACGGTCCGGGGCTATTGCCAAAGAGGGCTCCTCGCCGGGACTTTGAAGCAAGGCCAGCAGTGGCTTATTCCCCGCCCGGTGCAACCTCCTCATGCCCCGGTGAGGCCTTCGAAGGATCCGGCGTTGGCCACGGTGACCGAGGCTGCTCGAGAGCTTTGCCTCAGCCAGGTGACAGTAGCTCAGTTCTGCCGTCAGGGAAAGATAGAGGGTTCTTATCGCCAAGGAAGAGTTTGGCAGATACCTCGGCCCATTCGTCTCAACGGGAATCATGACGGATATATGACCGCGCAGGATGCAGCCAGAGAACTGGGGTTGAAGCCGGTCACCATTGCTCTGCTGTGTCGCCAAGGGAGACTCGATGGGGCGCGGATGGAGAAGGGGCGCTGGCTGATCCCAGTCCCAATCAAGCGTTTAGAGACCGCTCATCTGCCTCGATAA